CATCGCTTCCATCTTATCAGGGTTAGCGATAGGAATCAGCATGCGTTCTGTCACCAGGTCTGCTTCCGGTTGTTTATCGGCCTCGATGATAGCCAATTTACGACCGGCACTTTCTGTCACGAAACTACCCACCAGGCAAGTGATCAGAATAAGAATGACGGTGCCATTCAATACGTTTTCGTTGATGATCCCCATATTGAAACCAATGAGGATAATAGCGATGGTAGCTGCAGCATGTGCACTGCTCAGGCCAAAGATCACATGTCGCTGCGGCAGGGTATATTTAAACACAAGCTGGGTAAAAGTAGCAGCCAGGTATTTACTGACCAGGGCCATTACTGTGAGCACGCCTGCAATCATCAGTGCTTCCGGACCTCTGAGCAATACACGAAGGTCTACCAACATGCCCACACTGATCAGGAAAAATGGTATGAACAATGCATTTCCCGTGAACTCAATCCTGTTCATGAGCGGGGAAGTATGCGGGATGAGCTGGTTCAATGCGAGGCCTGCCAGGAAGGCGCCAATGATCCCTTCCACACCGGCCATCTCAGCCAGGAAGGCGGCCAGGAAAACCATGCCCAATACAAAGATGAAATGTGAAGTTTTGTCGTCTTTGATCTTCTTAAAAAACCAGCGGCCTATCATCGGCATGATCCACAATACGATCGCTGCAAATACCGTCAGACTGACACCCAACCTGATCCAGAATTGCTGGTTCAGGTTGCCGGCAGCGGCCCCGGTAATGACAGCGAGAATGAGGAGTACGGCTGTATCAGTTATGATCGTACCGCCAACGGCAACGGTCACTGCTTCATTCCTGGTAATACCTAAACGGCTGGCCAGGGGGTAGGCCACCAGCGTATGGGTAGAGAACATACTGGAAACCAGCAGTGTAGCCATAAAGTTGAAATGCAACAGGTAATGGCAGATCACGAACCCGAGCACCAGCGGTATGAAAAAGGTAAAGGCCCCAAAAACAAGACTCCTGTGCTGATTTTTTCGAAACTCCGTCATATCCAGTTCAAGGCCCGCCAGGAACATAATATAGAGCAGGCCGGCCTTGCCGAACAGGTCGATACTTCCTTTTTCAATTATCTTAAATCCATGATCACCAATGAGCATACCGGCCAGGATCAATCCTATAATACTGGGAATCCTGAACTTACGCAGGATAATCGGTGCCAATAGGATAATGAATAGTACCAGGGCAAAAATGGGTACAGGATCTTTGAGCGGTAAACTTATATCAATCAACAATTTAGTGCCATTCATTCCTAACATAGTTCCAGTTTTCGATGTTCACAATAATAATGATAATCAGTGAGATTGTTATCCCGGATAAAATGGGGGTCAGTTTAATTTTAAAACCCAATTCTAAGCTGTATTTTTGTGCAAATTTATAATTCCGGATATGAGCCAGCGTCAGCAAACAGGCACACACACCAAAGAGTGGGAAGATGTGTTGGTAGCAGAGGATGAACAATTTCCATACAGTCTCATCGTGTGGAACGATGAAGTAAATACTTTTGACTGGGTGATCCAGTCCCTGATGGAAGTATGCGGCCATTCACAGGAACAGGCTGAGCAATGTGCATTGATCATACATCACAATGGCAAGTACGCTGTGAAGCAGGGTGAATTTACAGACCTGCGCCCCATGTGTGAAGCCTTACTCGATAGAGGAATTAGTGCCACTTTAGAAGAAGCTGTTGAAAGCTAATGCCTGTCTTTTACCTCACAGAAGAGCTGATTTTCCCTCCCGTCAATTTAGCAGATGAAGATGGTCTCCTTGCCTATGGGGGAGATCTTTCAGTAGAACGATTATTGCTGGCTTACCAGGAAGGGATATTCCCATGGTATAACGAGCCGCCTATCTTATGGTGGAGCCCGGATCCCCGGTTTGTATTATTTCCTGATGAGTTGAAATTGAGTGCCAGCATGAAACAGGTGCTGAAGAAAGGTATTTTTGAGATTACGTTTGATAAGGATTTTGCGGGGGTGATAGCGGGGTGCAGGGAGTCTCCGCGCAAGGGGCAGGATGGTACCTGGATAACGGAAGAGGTAGCGGATGCGTATACAGCATTGCATAATGAAGGGTATGCACATTCAGTGGAATGCTGGCAGGGTGGCGACCTGGTAGGAGGATTTTATGGCGTGATGCTGGGGAATTGTTTTT
This window of the Chitinophaga sancti genome carries:
- a CDS encoding ATP-dependent Clp protease adaptor ClpS, whose amino-acid sequence is MSQRQQTGTHTKEWEDVLVAEDEQFPYSLIVWNDEVNTFDWVIQSLMEVCGHSQEQAEQCALIIHHNGKYAVKQGEFTDLRPMCEALLDRGISATLEEAVES
- a CDS encoding cation:proton antiporter gives rise to the protein MLGMNGTKLLIDISLPLKDPVPIFALVLFIILLAPIILRKFRIPSIIGLILAGMLIGDHGFKIIEKGSIDLFGKAGLLYIMFLAGLELDMTEFRKNQHRSLVFGAFTFFIPLVLGFVICHYLLHFNFMATLLVSSMFSTHTLVAYPLASRLGITRNEAVTVAVGGTIITDTAVLLILAVITGAAAGNLNQQFWIRLGVSLTVFAAIVLWIMPMIGRWFFKKIKDDKTSHFIFVLGMVFLAAFLAEMAGVEGIIGAFLAGLALNQLIPHTSPLMNRIEFTGNALFIPFFLISVGMLVDLRVLLRGPEALMIAGVLTVMALVSKYLAATFTQLVFKYTLPQRHVIFGLSSAHAAATIAIILIGFNMGIINENVLNGTVILILITCLVGSFVTESAGRKLAIIEADKQPEADLVTERMLIPIANPDKMEAMLDFAVMIKDPNAKTPVYPLAVVQDDEEAKARMTQTNRMMEAVVAHAAATESKVQVVTRIDLNVSDGIARASKELGITDVIIGWTDKTSATDRIFGSIFGSTLDNVLQSVWENLYVCDFSFPLNATRRIVLVLPRNAEYEIGFAHYMQKMFLLSKQVGGKLMIYCEGATQKFTEELVRNLKQTVDIGFKLWHDLVDLPALAYETTRNDLLIVVAARKGTLSYRPSLEGLASRISKYFANNNVILIYPEQTEIEYMEPGIQPEDLTLRPIQEQLANLSKLGRAMKKIFRRK
- the aat gene encoding leucyl/phenylalanyl-tRNA--protein transferase, which gives rise to MPVFYLTEELIFPPVNLADEDGLLAYGGDLSVERLLLAYQEGIFPWYNEPPILWWSPDPRFVLFPDELKLSASMKQVLKKGIFEITFDKDFAGVIAGCRESPRKGQDGTWITEEVADAYTALHNEGYAHSVECWQGGDLVGGFYGVMLGNCFFGESMFAKATNASKAAFVTFVQRAAVLGVKVIDCQVYTEHLASLGAKFITREEFLGIINENHFQRKKGRK